The genomic region TCCCGTGGCGTGTGTGCCGGGCCGCGCCGTGTGCGGCGCGGGCGATTCCGATGAGGGCGACAGCTTCGAGTTGACCACGGCGTCGATCGCGGGCCGCGGGATGGATTACCTCTTCACGTGCACCTCCTCGTACGCGGACCGGACGGTCGCAGGCGCACGCCAATTGGAGGCGTAGCGGCGGCTCGCCGGTGGCTTGTTCCCATGTCCGGCAACGCCGGGGGATTGGAGATGGCGGGAAGGGGTCTGCGGTGTTCGACGCGCGTGGAGGCACCCGACAACGGGGCCCGGTGGTTGGGGTTACTGTTTACGCTTGAAAGATTTACGCGATCGATGCTGCGGCGGGGGGGGGTACCTGTTGCGTCAACTGGTAGTAGCGCTGAGTGCTATGGTCACGCATCGTCCGCACGAGTCCGAACCCTGAATCATCACTATGCACCGCCCGCCGCAGCCTGTCAACCGCGCGCGTTTCGGATCTGCCGAGCGGCTTCTCGCCGCCACAGCCGTGCCAGGAAGTGGGCCAGCCCGTGACGTCTTCCGGCTGCGCCTGCTGCTGCTCGTACCGATCCTGGATTCCGCCTCCTGGAGATCCATCCCGCCGCCGTTGATGCGCCCTTGCAACTCCTTGACGAGCCCCCCGGCGGCTGCTATAAGTCCTTCCGTATTCATGGTCTACCTCCCCATGGAGTGGTGTCGTGGGGTAGGTAGACCTTTTTTCGGCCCCGGGGTCAACGATTTGCTACTGCTTTTGGCGTTCGCACCCGTGGGGGGTTCCAGCTTGACCCCGAGTAGTAGTAGCCAATCGGCTCGACCGGGGCAAGATACTGGACCGCAGCAGCCCAGGAGACCATGTCTCCGTATTGCGCCTCACGAACCATGCCCCCGTAAGCACCCGCCGGCGGAATGGACACATCCACGTCAACGCCGATTTCCTTCCAGTAGCCGGCCACGAGTTCGAAGTAATCAATGGCAAACTCGAAAGCGGTCATGGTGGGCGTCAATCGAATGCCGTCCGCGCCGCGTGGATATCCCGCCTCATCGAGGAGCTTCTCGGCTCCTTCCGGGTCATACGTATAAGCCTTCTTGACCTCTTCGGGCCACTCTTCGAACGGCGTGTTGTACCCTACGAGGGCCTCTCCTATCAAACCCTGAGGTTGCATTTTCGAGCAGCGCCCTACTCCACGGGCTGCTGGATGCTCCTGGAGTCGATCGATGCTGCGGATCAGGGCCGACCGCTAACTCACATCCCCCACACCGCTACCGGCACGGCGCCGCCGCCGC from Spirochaetaceae bacterium harbors:
- a CDS encoding ABC transporter substrate-binding protein, with protein sequence MQPQGLIGEALVGYNTPFEEWPEEVKKAYTYDPEGAEKLLDEAGYPRGADGIRLTPTMTAFEFAIDYFELVAGYWKEIGVDVDVSIPPAGAYGGMVREAQYGDMVSWAAAVQYLAPVEPIGYYYSGSSWNPPRVRTPKAVANR